The Nitrospirota bacterium genome contains the following window.
ACGTGCCCGGCGTCAGTCGGTCGTTCTTGGTGTTGTCCTGCCACTCCAACAGAAAGGCGATATCTTTTCCGTTATGCACGGAGCGCACGACCAACGCTCTCGCGGTCGGTTCGGGCCACACCGGCCGCGTGATGATCTGGCCGCTGAGCGGCAGCGTCATCGGCGGAATCTTGTTCCACGCCGGATCTTCCGGGGCGGTGGGAATCTCACCCTCAATCAAATGGGAACGGATGATCATCCCCTCGGAACTCACGACCGGAATGCCGAGCCCTCCAAGCACAAACGCGCTCATCAGGACGAGGCACAGCAGACACAACCCGAAAGGATGGGCGGTCCACAACCGGGTCATTCGCGCCATCGCGCAGTCTCGGCAACCGTCAATGGACAACTGAGTGTGTGGAGACAAGATTCGCCGCTACCACAACCGTGTACGGCGGATCTTATTCTCTCCCCGCTCGCAGATATACAAGTACCCCTGGGAATCGAGCGCCAAGCCGACGGGAGAGTTGACGACGGCCTCAATCGCCGGCAGCCCGTCCCCGTGCTTGAGCGCGCCCGCCGCTTCTTTCGCCACGAATCGAGCGGCGCCGCATCCGCCCATGTTCTTGTCTTCATAGCCACTGTCGCCGTTACCCGCGACCGTGGTGAGAATCCCGGTCTTGACATCCACCCTTCGGACGCGATGGTTCATCGTGTCGGAAATATACATATTGCCCCATGGATCGAACACCACCGCTTCTGGCGCGTGCAGCATGGATCTGTTCGCCGGCTTGCCGTCCCCGTCGAACCCGTAGCGGCACACTCCGGCGACCGTCGAGATGACGCCCGTATATCGGTCGATCTTGCGCACCCGGTTGCTGCCCTTATCCACGACATAGAGATGCCCTTCATAATCCACAGCGATTCCGACGATGTCGTACAACTTCGCTTCCAGGGCCGACTTCCCGTCGTCCAGATAAGGCGAGAGGTCCAGGCCGTCCGAGCAGACCGGCATCAGCCAACCATGATCGTCGCTAAAATCGATCCCGATCGCATCACCGGAAAGGACGACAAGGTTCCTGGCGACAAGCGGCTGCTCCCGGGCGTCATCTTCGGCCGACCAGGTGCCGGCAACAGTCGTCACCATTCCGGTCCGGGGATCGTACCGACGGATACGGTGAGCCTGCGTATCCGCGATGTACATCACATCGTCCGCATCGAACGCGATGGCGGCAGGCCACGTCAGATTGACCTCCAAGGCCGGACCGTCTCCGTTGAATCCATGCTGCCCGGTTCCGACCACGGTTGTGATGATTCCGGTTTCATGGTCGACTTTTCGAATCCGGTTGCTGCCGGAATCGCAGATGTACAGATCGTTCCGGGAATCAAACGCCACATCGAGTGGCAGATAAAGACCGGCTTCGCCACAGGGGCCGGAATCACCGCTGTAACAGGTTTCGCCGATCCCGGCATAGTTATGTACCGTACCCTCGAGCAAATTGATGCGCCGAACCCGATCCGAACCGGATTCGGCAAAGTACAGCCACTTCTCTTCCCTATCCAACGCGGCATGATGAGGAAGAGGAATCCCGGCCTTCACGGCCTTCTTGCCATCACCGGTGCTGCGCGCCTTGCCGTTTCCGGCAAACGTTTCGATACACCCGACGGCCAATTGTTGAACGTCAGTTTCCATTGCACGCCCTCGCCTGAGCGCCCTCCCGGCGCCGTTGTCCCAACTTCCTACGCATGAGACGGCGGCGTGAGGGTCGCCGCAGGCTGTTCGGCCACTGGAGCAGCGGCAGCAGGTTGGGCCGGCGGCGGAGCTGGCTGGGACTGTGGAGCGGCAACCTGCTGAACCTGAGCCTGGGCCTGAGCTTGAGCTTCGGCTTCGATTTGATCCGCTTCATGAACGGATTTCTTAAAGCCCTTGATCGCCTTGCCGAGTCCCTCGCCGAGTTGGGGCAGTTTCCCGGCTCCGAAAATGATCAACACGATGAACAGAATCAGAATCAGCTCCGTGAATCCGATACTTCCAAACATTGTGCTTCTCCTTCGTGGGGATTGAATCAGGTTGCCGCTGTGTCTTTCGACCGCTTTGCAAACCGTTCCTTCAACCGCTGCCTGGCCTGCTCCGCCTGTTCGAACATTTTACACTTGTCGTAGACGCTGATCAGATTGTAATACGCGAGCGGCTCATCCGGGTTGTGTTCGACCGCGCTCTCCATGACCTTGATCGCCAGGTCGGTTTTCTTGTGATTCAGCGCGATCTCCATGAGCTTGAAGCTTGATTCGAGATGCTTCGGGTCGAGCTCCAATACGCGGAGATAGCACTGCATCGCCATATCCATCGTGTTGTAATCCGAGACCTGGGGGTTATCAAGTTCCACATAGACTCCCGCCAGGTTGTACCACGCGATCGGATCCTCGGGTGTGATTTCCACCAGCTTCTCGAAGTACTTTTTGGCCTCCATGTATTGCCGTTTTTCGGCGTGAACGCGGCCGAGATTGAAAAGGGCGAGCACGTCGCTGCCATGAATCTCGAGCGCCTGCTTGAATTGCGCTTCGGCTTCTTCCATCATGCCTTTGGTGGCGTAGATTGTTCCGAGATTGGAGTAATACATGGCCAGCGATCGGTTCATCTCGGCCCGCAGCCCTTCAGCCATCTCGATGGATTTTTTCACTTCGGCGAGCGCATCATCCAACCGACCCTTGCTGAAATACAACTCTCCCAGTCGGCAGCGAGCTTGGAAATCGTCGGGCTCAGCCGCCAACAGCTTTTCCAGTTCCGCAATTTCTTCCTCGGGCGTCAGCGGCTGCTCCGCCTGTTCGACCGCCGCTCCTCCCGGATCCGGTGAAGGTGTCGTTTTCTGTTCATCCATAGCTATTCACCAGGCTTTTTAATGTTAAGTCCGCTCGCCGACAAGCGAAGGTGGTGCGGCGACCAGCCGAGACTCGCTTGCGGGATTCTCATTCACCGTGACCGCCCGTCGCTTGTCCAGATTGAGAAGCATCAGGCCCAAGATCACCATCAGGGTCAAGTGCGAAAGCTGCAGCGCGTAGCCGGCAATGAATAAGAGTCCCAGCCCATAGCCGGCCATACGGCCCATTGAAAGCAATTTGATGACAGCGTATGACCAACACAGCAGGCCGGCCACGTAGAAAGCGAAAGGCAGATAGAACGTATAACCCATGCCCATCTGGAAAATCCAACTGATGCCCTCACCGGCCCTCCTCACATTTTCCGCCATCGCGGGCCTGTACAGACTGAGCGCATAATCCATAAACAGCAGCGCGGCAAAGACCGTACAGGCGATGCCCCAGAACCACAGCGCGCGCCGACGCAACCGGTAATTCTTCGTACGGAACGACACGCCGCCCCCATAGGCCCAAAATGCAAGAATGCTGGCCAACACCATGAACGCCTCACCAGCCCGGTTGACCTCGTGAACGAGTGGCGGCGGTGTCAGAATGCCGAGCAAGCCGAAGCCGGTCGAGAAGGTCTGGTAATAGAACCAACCGGAGATCCCGAGGAAGAAACAGAGGCCGAATGCGCGCTGGGACGGAGACTGATGTGAAGAAAGGTACTCCACCATCAACAGTGCGATCACCGCGAACGCGACCAGGTTGTACAGCACCGAACCGAGCATCGCAGGCGGCACGATGAGAAACCCGATCG
Protein-coding sequences here:
- a CDS encoding tetratricopeptide repeat protein, whose product is MDEQKTTPSPDPGGAAVEQAEQPLTPEEEIAELEKLLAAEPDDFQARCRLGELYFSKGRLDDALAEVKKSIEMAEGLRAEMNRSLAMYYSNLGTIYATKGMMEEAEAQFKQALEIHGSDVLALFNLGRVHAEKRQYMEAKKYFEKLVEITPEDPIAWYNLAGVYVELDNPQVSDYNTMDMAMQCYLRVLELDPKHLESSFKLMEIALNHKKTDLAIKVMESAVEHNPDEPLAYYNLISVYDKCKMFEQAEQARQRLKERFAKRSKDTAAT
- the tatA gene encoding twin-arginine translocase TatA/TatE family subunit, yielding MFGSIGFTELILILFIVLIIFGAGKLPQLGEGLGKAIKGFKKSVHEADQIEAEAQAQAQAQVQQVAAPQSQPAPPPAQPAAAAPVAEQPAATLTPPSHA